From the Roseibium sp. HPY-6 genome, one window contains:
- the pbpC gene encoding penicillin-binding protein 1C, which produces MARIAKGWSRLWRPALVTAACLLALAGAGAWKVQRDIDRLAPLPQVADLPLSVVVLDRNDQLLRAFTSKDEKWRLPVELADVDPLYVEMLLAFEDKRFFDHGGVDVRAFLRSLVQSLHHGRVVSGGSTLTMQVARLLHERPTKSVRRKYEQILTAFKLERTFKKRDILRFYLLRAPFGGNVEGIRAASLTWFGKEPGRLTAAEAALLVALPQSPEARRPDRFGDNARKARNRVLARAAAAGVISKGEAQSAAAEPVRTRRYDMPLLAAHESRHVRNTFPARTHHRLTLDKALQATLEAQARRRANALPSPVSLAIIVADHSSGDILARLGSPDLLDETRLGHVDMTRAIRSPGSTLKPFIYGLAFEEGIGVPESLIADKPTNIGGYQPTNFDRAYQGTVTLREALQLSLNTPAVQLLESVGPARLMARLKRGGTRPVLEKGRSFGLAISLGGLGLTLKDLAQAYGALASGGAPVRLKTCRANCPEDVWTAGTLHMLSPKSAGMVTDILKGMPQARGAETQQIAYKTGTSYGYRDAWAVGFDGRHVVAVWVGRMDGSPVPGQTGQKNAVPLLFEVFQKLGPNRVPLPNTTSDLPTAWQSSVPPSLKFARTSSHRFASDSVEALSIAYPPNGAELDLGLTSTERGWHSAQPLVVKFKGGVAPYAILVNGRPHQTDYGQYQLVLQPEAPGFTNVTVMDAKGESAAVSIKMR; this is translated from the coding sequence ATGGCTCGGATTGCGAAAGGCTGGTCGCGCCTCTGGCGGCCAGCCCTTGTCACTGCTGCGTGTCTCTTGGCACTGGCGGGGGCAGGAGCATGGAAAGTTCAGCGTGACATCGACCGGTTGGCTCCGTTGCCTCAAGTAGCCGATTTGCCCCTGTCGGTGGTCGTTCTGGATAGAAATGACCAACTGCTTAGGGCGTTCACCAGCAAGGATGAAAAATGGCGGCTTCCGGTGGAGCTGGCGGACGTGGATCCCCTTTATGTGGAAATGCTGCTGGCCTTTGAAGACAAGCGCTTTTTTGATCATGGCGGCGTCGACGTCCGTGCATTCCTGCGGTCGCTTGTCCAAAGCCTGCACCATGGCCGGGTCGTCTCCGGTGGTTCGACCCTGACAATGCAGGTCGCAAGGCTGTTGCACGAACGCCCGACCAAGAGCGTCCGGCGCAAGTACGAACAGATCCTCACGGCCTTTAAACTGGAACGCACTTTTAAGAAGCGGGATATACTTCGGTTCTATTTGCTCAGAGCACCATTTGGCGGAAATGTCGAAGGCATTCGGGCCGCGAGCCTGACCTGGTTCGGGAAGGAGCCGGGGCGATTGACGGCCGCAGAGGCAGCATTGCTCGTTGCCCTGCCACAAAGCCCGGAAGCGCGGCGGCCCGACAGGTTTGGCGATAACGCTCGCAAGGCACGCAACAGGGTTCTTGCACGCGCTGCAGCGGCTGGTGTCATTTCAAAAGGCGAAGCCCAATCGGCGGCTGCCGAACCGGTCCGTACACGGCGCTATGACATGCCTCTGCTTGCGGCCCACGAAAGCCGGCATGTCCGGAACACATTTCCGGCACGCACCCATCATCGTCTGACGCTCGACAAAGCACTCCAGGCGACTTTGGAGGCGCAGGCGCGCAGACGTGCCAATGCGCTCCCTTCGCCGGTATCGCTTGCGATAATCGTGGCCGACCATAGTAGTGGCGACATTCTGGCAAGGCTCGGGTCTCCGGATCTTCTGGATGAGACGCGCCTAGGTCATGTCGACATGACTCGTGCGATCCGCTCACCGGGGTCGACGCTCAAACCCTTTATCTACGGGCTGGCGTTTGAAGAAGGGATTGGCGTGCCGGAAAGCCTGATCGCTGACAAGCCGACAAATATCGGTGGGTATCAGCCGACAAATTTCGACCGTGCCTACCAGGGAACGGTGACATTGCGCGAAGCGTTGCAGCTTTCCCTGAACACGCCGGCGGTCCAACTGCTGGAATCGGTGGGGCCAGCCCGCCTGATGGCGCGTTTGAAACGTGGCGGCACGCGGCCCGTTCTTGAAAAGGGCAGGTCCTTCGGTCTTGCCATTAGCCTTGGCGGCCTCGGGCTCACGTTGAAGGACCTGGCACAGGCCTATGGCGCGCTGGCGAGCGGGGGGGCGCCCGTTCGTTTGAAAACATGTCGCGCGAATTGTCCGGAAGACGTCTGGACCGCCGGTACTTTGCATATGCTGTCGCCAAAGTCGGCAGGGATGGTCACGGACATCTTGAAAGGCATGCCTCAGGCGCGCGGTGCCGAGACACAGCAGATCGCCTATAAGACGGGTACTTCCTACGGTTACAGGGACGCCTGGGCCGTAGGGTTTGACGGACGCCATGTGGTCGCCGTTTGGGTGGGGCGCATGGATGGGTCCCCAGTCCCGGGGCAAACCGGTCAGAAAAACGCCGTGCCGCTCCTTTTCGAAGTCTTTCAGAAACTGGGACCTAACCGGGTGCCTTTGCCCAACACCACTTCCGATCTTCCCACGGCATGGCAATCAAGCGTGCCGCCATCCTTGAAGTTTGCCCGGACTTCGTCACACCGGTTCGCGTCAGACAGTGTTGAGGCACTCTCAATTGCCTATCCTCCAAACGGTGCGGAATTGGATCTTGGTCTCACGTCAACAGAGCGTGGTTGGCATTCGGCCCAGCCTCTTGTTGTGAAATTCAAGGGTGGTGTCGCACCTTATGCGATCCTCGTGAACGGACGTCCGCATCAGACGGACTACGGGCAATATCAACTGGTGCTGCAACCTGAGGCTCCAGGATTTACCAACGTGACGGTCATGGACGCCAAGGGCGAAAGCGCTGCCGTCTCTATCAAGATGCGATAG
- a CDS encoding porin: protein MKLKGLMLGVAAAATATTAQAADLPVAPEPVDYVRVCDAYGSRFYYIPGTETCLRVGGRLRTQFIANNVLEDGPWGDRDSDGYEWLTRGYAYLDARNATEFGTLRAYVGLRMDITNGVSGFKLDAGYIQWGGLTAGYLGSNFNIYTGQTFMGVVTRDWSDSTVNQLAYTAAFGNGFSATIAVEDRSGREVGAYGGTRAPDLVAALGLSQGWGSAQLSGALHQVYPDAAFNSTNASGDEDSFGWAIGAGVNVNLPFANPGSNIYFQGFYADGALSYIGNGITSLSVVNSATGATVGSVSDYGGNGDTSTGYSLSAGVYIQATPTIGLAVDGSYAHVDQEDVFGTADADIDRWAIDGSVQWEPVSGFVMGADVGYSNSSADVSGVDIDDLDELKFGVRMQRTF, encoded by the coding sequence ATGAAACTCAAGGGCTTGATGCTCGGCGTGGCAGCTGCTGCTACCGCTACCACCGCTCAGGCAGCCGATCTTCCGGTTGCTCCGGAGCCGGTTGACTACGTTCGCGTCTGTGACGCTTACGGCTCTCGCTTCTACTACATCCCGGGCACTGAAACCTGCCTGCGCGTTGGTGGCCGTCTGCGTACGCAGTTCATCGCCAACAACGTTTTGGAAGATGGCCCGTGGGGCGATCGTGACTCTGACGGTTACGAGTGGCTGACACGCGGCTACGCTTACCTCGATGCCCGTAACGCCACCGAATTCGGCACTCTGCGTGCCTATGTCGGTCTGCGCATGGACATCACCAATGGCGTAAGCGGCTTCAAGCTCGACGCTGGTTACATCCAGTGGGGCGGCCTGACAGCTGGTTACCTCGGTTCAAACTTCAACATCTACACCGGTCAGACATTCATGGGTGTTGTCACACGTGACTGGTCAGACTCCACCGTCAACCAGCTCGCTTACACTGCTGCTTTCGGCAACGGCTTCTCCGCAACGATCGCTGTTGAAGATCGTTCCGGCCGTGAAGTCGGTGCATACGGCGGCACGCGTGCTCCTGACCTCGTTGCTGCACTCGGCCTGTCCCAGGGCTGGGGTTCTGCACAGCTCTCCGGTGCTCTGCATCAGGTTTACCCAGATGCAGCGTTCAACAGCACGAATGCTTCTGGTGACGAAGACAGCTTCGGCTGGGCAATCGGCGCTGGTGTGAACGTCAACCTGCCGTTCGCCAACCCTGGTTCGAACATCTACTTCCAGGGCTTCTACGCTGACGGCGCTCTGTCTTACATCGGTAACGGCATCACCAGTCTTTCAGTCGTAAACTCTGCGACAGGTGCGACTGTTGGTTCCGTATCTGATTACGGTGGAAACGGTGACACAAGCACTGGCTACTCCCTGTCTGCTGGTGTTTACATTCAGGCAACTCCGACCATCGGCCTTGCAGTTGACGGCTCTTATGCACACGTCGATCAGGAAGATGTCTTTGGAACGGCTGATGCGGACATCGACCGTTGGGCAATCGACGGTTCGGTACAGTGGGAGCCAGTCTCTGGCTTCGTCATGGGTGCTGACGTCGGTTATTCCAATTCAAGCGCGGATGTCAGTGGTGTAGACATTGACGATCTGGACGAACTGAAGTTCGGTGTTCGTATGCAGCGCACTTTCTAA
- a CDS encoding alpha/beta hydrolase, with protein sequence MSTAPTEALSGGARAETTGSQEFTWQSADGLRLCGREWVPSQDDSRTDSDKVPVLCLAGLSRNSRDFNDIAAFLHSKNHRVIALDYRGRGKSDWDKDWRNYALPIEENDIALAIERLGLTRFAVLGTSRGGLHALAMSYRFSADRMAAVIFNDIGPHIEMRAIHRIAATLGRNMTSGSKEEVAQNLEHTIGHQFPAFTKPEWLKLAGQLASEQNDKVVMDYDPALAHQLASLDDAAPAPDLWPLYEKLSDRPVMVIHGEHSDLLSADTCKKMVDKHPNACLITIPGQGHAPVLWEAATHEAIAGFLAQL encoded by the coding sequence ATGAGTACTGCGCCGACAGAAGCGCTGTCCGGCGGCGCACGCGCCGAGACAACCGGGTCTCAAGAGTTCACTTGGCAAAGTGCCGACGGTCTGCGCCTATGCGGACGAGAATGGGTCCCTAGTCAGGACGATTCACGAACGGATAGCGATAAGGTACCAGTACTCTGCCTCGCAGGATTGTCGCGCAATTCACGTGATTTCAATGATATAGCTGCGTTTCTTCATTCAAAAAATCATCGCGTGATCGCGCTCGACTATCGTGGACGGGGCAAAAGCGATTGGGACAAGGACTGGCGAAACTACGCTCTGCCCATCGAAGAAAACGACATTGCGCTTGCGATCGAGCGTCTTGGCTTAACCCGTTTTGCAGTGCTCGGGACGTCTCGCGGCGGACTGCATGCGCTTGCGATGAGCTACAGATTTTCTGCAGACCGCATGGCCGCCGTCATTTTCAACGATATAGGTCCCCACATCGAAATGCGCGCGATACACAGAATCGCAGCGACCCTCGGACGCAACATGACGAGCGGATCAAAAGAAGAAGTTGCGCAAAACCTCGAGCATACAATCGGACACCAGTTCCCGGCATTCACCAAGCCGGAATGGCTGAAGCTTGCCGGTCAACTTGCCTCGGAACAAAACGACAAGGTTGTAATGGACTATGATCCGGCCCTGGCACACCAACTGGCCAGCCTCGACGACGCCGCGCCCGCTCCCGACCTGTGGCCCCTTTATGAGAAACTCTCAGATAGGCCGGTCATGGTGATTCACGGAGAGCATTCGGATCTTCTAAGCGCGGACACTTGCAAAAAGATGGTCGATAAACACCCAAACGCGTGTTTGATTACGATCCCGGGACAGGGTCATGCTCCCGTTTTGTGGGAAGCGGCCACTCATGAGGCGATCGCTGGATTTTTGGCGCAGCTATAA